A region from the Kribbella shirazensis genome encodes:
- a CDS encoding SDR family NAD(P)-dependent oxidoreductase, producing the protein MTSSERPLAVVTGASSGIGAASARYLAREGFEVICAARRLDRIEALAKEIDGRAVQCDVTSADDVAALTAAVGDELQVLVNNAGGAFGLEPVAEADLDAWRRMYEVNVIAVAAVTKSLLPALIAGRGTIIVMGSTAGQVAYEGGGGYVAAKHGAKAVVDTLRLELYDQPVRVSEIAPGMVRSEGFALTRFDGDQSKADAVYAGVREPLTSEDVADIVAWIATRPAHVNIDRITVRPRAQAAQHKVFREQ; encoded by the coding sequence ATGACTTCGAGCGAGCGTCCTCTGGCCGTCGTGACCGGTGCGAGCAGTGGGATCGGGGCCGCGTCGGCGCGGTACCTCGCCCGCGAGGGGTTCGAGGTGATCTGCGCCGCGCGGCGGCTGGACCGGATCGAGGCGCTGGCCAAGGAGATCGACGGCCGGGCGGTGCAGTGCGACGTGACATCGGCCGACGACGTCGCCGCACTGACCGCGGCGGTCGGGGACGAGCTGCAGGTGCTGGTGAACAACGCCGGCGGCGCGTTCGGCCTGGAGCCGGTGGCCGAGGCGGATCTGGACGCGTGGCGGCGGATGTACGAGGTGAACGTGATCGCGGTCGCGGCCGTCACGAAGTCGTTGCTCCCGGCACTCATCGCCGGCCGCGGCACGATCATCGTGATGGGGTCGACGGCCGGCCAGGTCGCGTACGAGGGCGGCGGCGGGTACGTCGCCGCGAAGCACGGCGCGAAGGCGGTCGTCGACACGCTCCGCCTGGAGCTGTACGACCAGCCGGTCCGGGTCAGCGAGATCGCCCCCGGCATGGTCCGCAGCGAGGGCTTCGCGCTGACCCGCTTCGACGGCGACCAGTCCAAGGCCGACGCCGTGTACGCCGGCGTCCGCGAACCGCTGACGTCCGAGGACGTCGCCGACATCGTCGCCTGGATCGCGACCCGCCCCGCGCACGTCAACATCGACCGCATCACGGTCCGCCCCCGCGCCCAGGCCGCCCAGCACAAGGTCTTCCGCGAGCAGTAA
- a CDS encoding helix-turn-helix domain-containing protein, translating to MAKLSDRAAGAVGSLGEYLAEQRRNAQLSLRQLSDLAGVSNPYLSQIERGLRKPSAEVLQQLAKALRISAETLYVRAGILDPDDGPDGSGGRAVSGVVDAVLLDPALTERQKRVLLDVYTSFVRENTPEEASEPPANKRSRTTD from the coding sequence ATGGCCAAGTTGAGTGATCGGGCGGCTGGGGCGGTGGGCTCCCTCGGGGAGTACCTCGCCGAGCAGCGGCGGAACGCGCAGTTGTCGCTGCGGCAGTTGTCCGACCTGGCCGGTGTGTCGAACCCGTATCTCAGCCAGATCGAGCGCGGCCTGCGGAAACCGTCGGCCGAGGTGCTGCAGCAGCTCGCGAAGGCGTTGCGGATCTCCGCGGAGACCCTGTACGTACGGGCCGGCATCCTCGACCCGGACGACGGCCCCGACGGATCCGGTGGCCGAGCGGTCTCGGGCGTGGTCGACGCCGTCCTGCTCGACCCCGCACTGACCGAGCGGCAGAAGCGCGTCCTGCTGGACGTGTACACGTCGTTCGTCCGCGAGAACACCCCGGAAGAAGCGAGCGAACCTCCAGCGAACAAGCGCTCGCGCACCACTGACTGA
- a CDS encoding DUF2516 family protein, giving the protein MITFQNLIPGFDGPLSVIWWVLLAIKLVALADAVFRPRAVFIAADKLTKPGWVLILSVFTLSQVFQGWLSFFGLIGIVASAVYLVDARPALRAATGRGRGGWGALRRRRGPRPL; this is encoded by the coding sequence ATGATCACCTTCCAGAACCTGATCCCAGGGTTCGACGGTCCGCTGTCGGTCATCTGGTGGGTGCTGCTTGCGATCAAGCTGGTCGCGCTCGCCGACGCGGTCTTCCGGCCGCGCGCGGTGTTCATCGCGGCCGACAAGCTGACCAAGCCCGGCTGGGTGCTGATCCTGTCCGTCTTCACGCTGAGCCAGGTGTTCCAGGGCTGGCTCAGCTTCTTCGGCCTGATCGGCATTGTCGCTTCCGCCGTCTACCTCGTCGACGCCCGTCCCGCTCTGCGCGCGGCCACCGGCCGGGGCCGCGGCGGCTGGGGCGCTCTCCGCCGGCGCCGCGGACCGCGTCCCCTGTAA
- a CDS encoding L,D-transpeptidase family protein, with protein sequence MRGLIIRKLLSGLVVGGVVAALLSSGTTATATPQDLKTVPFEVSGELPIYPKALWKNGSSGTSVRKVEARLVQLKLLEKRYLDDDFGTMTRSAVKKFQKSKDIPQLGYVDQYTWDQLTKVTHEPTQAELYPPAPVVDGKKLDARCATGVALCIDKTTRKLRYVVDGVVKMQMDVRFGAVKTATREGGFTVGWKSRNHVSKLYDSKMPYAMFFSGGQAVHYSSDFAARGYNGASHGCVNVRDLAKIKVLFDQVNVGDKVIVYRS encoded by the coding sequence ATGCGCGGGCTGATCATTCGCAAGCTGTTGTCCGGACTGGTCGTGGGTGGCGTGGTTGCTGCACTTCTCAGTTCCGGAACGACGGCGACCGCGACCCCGCAGGACCTGAAGACCGTGCCTTTCGAGGTCAGCGGTGAGCTGCCGATCTACCCCAAGGCGCTGTGGAAGAACGGCTCCAGCGGCACGAGCGTCCGCAAGGTCGAGGCGCGGCTGGTGCAGCTCAAACTGCTCGAGAAGCGGTACCTGGACGACGATTTCGGGACCATGACCCGGTCCGCGGTGAAGAAGTTCCAGAAGTCCAAGGACATTCCCCAACTCGGGTACGTCGACCAGTACACCTGGGACCAGCTGACCAAGGTGACCCACGAGCCGACGCAGGCCGAGCTGTACCCGCCGGCGCCGGTGGTGGACGGCAAGAAGCTCGACGCCCGGTGTGCGACCGGTGTGGCGCTGTGCATCGACAAGACCACCCGCAAGCTGCGCTACGTCGTCGACGGCGTGGTGAAGATGCAGATGGACGTCCGGTTCGGCGCGGTCAAGACCGCGACCCGGGAGGGCGGCTTCACGGTCGGCTGGAAGAGCCGGAACCACGTCTCGAAGCTGTACGACTCGAAGATGCCGTACGCGATGTTCTTCAGCGGCGGCCAGGCGGTGCACTACTCGTCGGACTTCGCGGCCCGCGGTTACAACGGCGCCTCGCACGGCTGCGTCAACGTCCGCGACCTCGCCAAGATCAAGGTCCTCTTCGACCAGGTCAACGTCGGCGACAAGGTCATCGTCTACCGCTCGTAG
- a CDS encoding macro domain-containing protein → MEIVLSTDDITTVPADAIVNAAHHALRGGGGVDGAIHRAGGPEILAELVERYPKGTPTGSAVWTTAGALPASYVIHVVGPNYTAGQRDPALLESCYRDALRIADELGVRTMTLPAVSAGIYGWPAQSAADIAVRTLRRTPTNVVRATFCLVEPRLYKAFRNATAAGE, encoded by the coding sequence ATGGAGATCGTGCTGAGCACCGACGACATCACCACGGTGCCCGCGGACGCGATCGTCAACGCCGCACACCACGCCCTGCGCGGCGGTGGCGGCGTCGACGGAGCGATCCATCGCGCCGGCGGCCCGGAGATCCTCGCGGAGCTCGTCGAGCGGTACCCGAAGGGCACCCCGACCGGTTCGGCGGTGTGGACCACGGCCGGTGCGCTACCGGCGTCGTACGTGATCCATGTGGTCGGGCCCAACTACACCGCGGGGCAACGGGATCCGGCGCTCCTCGAGTCCTGCTACCGCGACGCGTTGCGGATCGCGGACGAACTCGGCGTACGGACCATGACGTTGCCCGCGGTCTCGGCCGGGATCTACGGCTGGCCGGCGCAGTCGGCCGCGGACATCGCCGTACGGACGCTGCGCCGTACGCCGACGAACGTCGTCCGGGCCACTTTCTGCCTGGTGGAACCGCGGCTGTACAAGGCGTTCCGGAACGCGACAGCGGCCGGGGAATAG
- a CDS encoding L,D-transpeptidase encodes MGILRKVGAALTAAAVVGVGALTATVTAEAAPQVAGSAQRSATAPAPVGKPPTATSAKKPAASAITKYRLDRRCMTKGRVLCINKKTRKLVYVVNGKPTQVMDVRFGSSRTPTRNGVFRVYRKSKNHVSSLYGSKMPYAMFFSGGQAVHYSSDFRARGYNGASHGCVNVRDKKKIAWVFSRVKVGDKVVVYSK; translated from the coding sequence ATGGGGATTTTGCGTAAGGTCGGCGCGGCTCTGACGGCAGCCGCGGTCGTGGGCGTCGGGGCGCTCACCGCGACCGTCACCGCTGAGGCCGCGCCGCAGGTGGCGGGCTCGGCGCAGCGGTCGGCCACGGCACCTGCGCCGGTGGGGAAGCCTCCGACGGCAACCTCGGCGAAGAAGCCGGCGGCCAGCGCGATCACGAAGTACCGGCTGGACAGGCGCTGTATGACGAAGGGCCGGGTTCTCTGCATCAACAAGAAGACCCGCAAGCTGGTGTACGTCGTGAACGGCAAGCCGACCCAGGTGATGGACGTCCGGTTCGGGTCCAGCAGGACCCCGACCCGCAACGGCGTCTTCCGGGTCTACCGCAAGTCCAAGAACCACGTGTCCTCGCTGTACGGCTCGAAGATGCCGTACGCGATGTTCTTCAGCGGCGGCCAGGCCGTGCACTACTCCTCGGACTTCCGCGCCCGCGGCTACAACGGCGCCTCGCACGGCTGCGTGAACGTCCGCGACAAGAAGAAGATCGCCTGGGTCTTCTCCCGGGTGAAGGTCGGCGACAAGGTCGTCGTCTACAGCAAGTGA
- a CDS encoding glutamate--tRNA ligase — MMLERAVIDRLFPSDLPEPQYWEDRYPLRELPEQAMVTRLGPSPTGFIHIGGVYVGMIDRDISSNTGGVYLVRVEDTDQSREVEGALEQFARAFEYFGISSDEDKDHGAYGPYLQSEREQIYLTYVRHLLRQGKAYLCFATKDELADITARQQASKVPTGYYGKWAIWRDADPADVAAKLAAGTPYVVRFRTPDDADGQRAAFVDAIRGRLEHEANRNDAVILKASDQSPRLPTYHFAHAVDDHLMRVNLVIRGDEWISSVPLHQQLFAALEFEPITYAHIAPLMKQIPGGKRKLSKRKDPEAGVDFYIAAGFPADAVLYYLRGLANGRLAELPLAEALTTPIDLSLCGAAGPLVDLVKLEDISADHIATLSGRQILDAVRTWATQYDAELVPVLDAETELALRALAVERDGVENPRKDLRKWSDFRPAYGFFFPELFVPVDGPADERLVPLGVAADVVTAFAADLVAGYEHRDDPQEWFDQIRTLAAKHGFAPNAKEYKKNPDAYAGSIREASQLVRVAITGATRSPDLHATAHALGASEVLRRLRALAGDA, encoded by the coding sequence ATGATGCTGGAGCGTGCCGTGATCGACAGGCTGTTCCCGAGTGACCTCCCGGAGCCGCAGTACTGGGAGGACCGTTACCCGCTGCGGGAGCTGCCCGAGCAGGCGATGGTCACGCGGCTCGGCCCGTCACCGACCGGGTTCATCCACATCGGCGGCGTGTACGTCGGGATGATCGACCGGGACATCTCGTCGAACACCGGCGGCGTGTATCTGGTTCGCGTCGAGGACACCGACCAGTCGCGGGAGGTCGAGGGCGCGCTCGAGCAGTTCGCGCGCGCGTTCGAGTACTTCGGCATCAGCTCCGACGAGGACAAGGACCACGGTGCGTACGGGCCGTACCTGCAGTCCGAGCGCGAGCAGATCTACCTGACCTACGTGCGGCACCTGCTCCGGCAGGGCAAGGCGTACCTGTGCTTCGCGACGAAGGACGAGCTCGCCGACATCACCGCCCGCCAGCAGGCGTCGAAGGTCCCGACCGGGTACTACGGCAAGTGGGCGATCTGGCGCGACGCAGATCCGGCCGACGTCGCCGCGAAGCTCGCCGCGGGGACGCCGTACGTCGTCCGCTTCCGCACGCCCGACGACGCCGACGGGCAGCGGGCCGCCTTCGTCGACGCGATCCGCGGCCGGCTCGAGCACGAGGCGAACCGGAACGACGCGGTCATCCTGAAGGCGTCGGACCAGTCGCCGCGCCTCCCGACGTACCACTTCGCACACGCCGTCGACGACCACCTGATGCGGGTGAACCTGGTGATCCGGGGCGACGAGTGGATCTCCTCGGTGCCGCTGCACCAGCAGCTGTTCGCGGCGCTCGAGTTCGAGCCGATCACCTACGCGCACATCGCGCCGCTGATGAAGCAGATCCCGGGCGGCAAGCGGAAGCTGTCGAAGCGCAAGGACCCCGAGGCCGGCGTCGACTTCTACATCGCCGCGGGTTTCCCGGCCGACGCGGTGCTCTACTACCTGCGCGGCCTCGCCAACGGCCGGCTCGCGGAGCTGCCGCTGGCCGAGGCGCTGACGACGCCGATCGACCTGAGCCTGTGCGGAGCCGCCGGACCGCTCGTCGACCTGGTCAAGCTGGAGGACATCAGCGCCGACCACATCGCGACGCTGAGCGGCCGGCAGATCCTCGACGCGGTCCGCACCTGGGCCACGCAGTACGACGCCGAGCTCGTCCCCGTGCTCGACGCCGAGACGGAGCTGGCGCTGCGGGCGCTGGCGGTCGAGCGGGACGGGGTCGAGAACCCGCGCAAGGACCTGCGCAAGTGGTCGGACTTCCGGCCGGCGTACGGGTTCTTCTTCCCCGAGCTGTTCGTCCCGGTGGACGGGCCGGCCGACGAGCGGCTGGTTCCGCTCGGGGTGGCCGCGGACGTCGTCACCGCGTTCGCCGCGGATCTCGTGGCGGGCTACGAGCATCGCGACGACCCGCAGGAGTGGTTCGACCAGATCCGCACGCTCGCCGCGAAGCACGGGTTCGCGCCGAACGCCAAGGAATACAAGAAGAACCCGGACGCCTACGCCGGCTCGATCCGCGAGGCCTCGCAGCTCGTCCGGGTCGCGATCACCGGCGCCACCCGCAGCCCGGACCTGCACGCAACCGCCCACGCCCTCGGTGCGTCCGAGGTACTGCGCCGGCTGCGGGCCCTGGCCGGGGACGCTTAG